From the Triticum urartu cultivar G1812 chromosome 4, Tu2.1, whole genome shotgun sequence genome, the window CAGCTATGCGATCAGCGTGTAGTTGTTGTTACTCAGGTTTGTGTATTACAGCTCTGACTGCGCTTCTTGTGATATTACGACTATCCATTTTTTCTTATAACAAAGTCACTAATAGTTCATTTTTTTTGGTTTATAAATGTGTAGTGTCCTCAATTATGCATTCAGTTTTTTATTTATCCACTTCCCCTTGCTAGATATTTTATTGTCACCATACGCTGTGTACAATCTTGCAAGCAATAAGAATGTTGATCTCAAATGTTGCAGGAGTCATTTTATTACGGACTGTCTGATGAGGAACTGGTCCATGTTCATGATTATAACTTTGATCATCCAGGTATAACACATGTTTCATGAGAACGTAATGTCTTTTTGTGCCATTCACAGGAGATGTGCTCTGACTTTGTTACTGCTGCTGCTCCTTTCCTAATTTCAGATGCATTTGATACGGATTTACTACTCTCTTGTATGGAAAAATTGAAACATGGTAAAGCTGTTGACATTCCAAGCTACGACTTCAAAACACATAAGAGCATCTCATGTGCAAGAAAGGTAATTTTATACATATGGTGCTATTCATACTCACCTGGTAGGATGAGGCTCTCCCAGTCCTGTGCTTTATGAGACTTCGGACTATGAAATTAGGTTTGTAATCAATATTTGCAGATCGTACTGAAATTTTGTAGTCTCTCCAGAATAATTTCCTCCCAAAACTATTATGTAAAATATGTAGTGCCGTAAGTGTTAGCTCACACACTCTGTGCAAGCACCTTATTTCATAACATAGAGTTCATCTTGAAATGTTCTCTCCAAGAAGTTAATTTATTGCTGAGTGCTTATAAATATCGTACGCCACTTATTCATATCTGTACGACTGTACCACTTTATTTATGAGAGCATCCCTACTTTTGTGACTGTTGTCAGGTTAATCCTTCAGATGTAATAATTTTGGAAGGAATTCTACTTTTCCATGATTCACGTGTCCGGGATCTAATGAACATGAAGATCTTCGTTGATACAGGTACTGATATTTGCATCCTAAGCTGATCTTGCTCTATCAGTCTCTTTTATGCCTTGCAACATCCAACTGTGGCTCATGGCCAGGACATTTAGTTTCACATTCATGTTTTTCATGTGGAATGTCAATATTTCATAATATTTAATGGCACACATGTGTTCCTCTCCTGGTCCATTCAATTTGGAAATTTAGTATAAATTATCATTAATTTCTTATCAATTTACAATAAATTTTGAGTAATTTCTTGTTTATTTTCATATACAACGTACTTAAGGTTTTGCAGTAGTTGGCATATTTAATAAGAAGCAGTCGTTATTAACACCATAAATATCTCCAAGGGCATGCTGCACAAACTGCAGCAATGTGCATAATCAAGGCTAGCACTTCGTTGCAGTAAATGATAAATTCGAGAGATTTGTTGTCCAGCATTTAGTTCAGTCACCTACTTTGAATTCTCTATCAGTAGAGCTTTTTTTTACGCAAACAGTTTCTTTGTAACCCTATCCATTCCATCCTGTTAGTTTATCATGTATTGTTTTTGCATTTTTCTTTCAGATGCTGATGTGCGATTAACAAGGAGGATCCGTCGTGATACCATTGAGAAGGGTAGAGATATTATAGCTGTGTTAGATCAGGTTGCTTAGCCTCAGATATCACCATTTTCCTTGTCTATAATATGTTACTGGTATTGTGTTTAGCAACATTCAGCACACTAATTACAACAAATTTTCTTGTAAGTTTACAAGTTTACTTGAATTAAGGTGTCACAAAAGTGTCTATGCTAACTACACATGTTCTGTACATTTATTTCATTTTTGGAATTTCATGCAACTTTTTTTTGGCAGTACTCGAAGTTTGTAAAGACAGCTTTTGAAGACTTCATTCTCCCCACAAAGAAGTATGCTGATATTATCATCCCACGAGGCGCAGATAACAGTGTGGCAATTGACCTAATCGTTCAGCATATTCGCACTAAACTTGGTCAAAATGATCTATGTAAAATACACCCAAATTTATATGTTATTCAGACTACTTACCAGGTATCTAATGTGCTTACCTTTTGATGTCTCCATAATAAACTGCATGTGTATTGCAAGTCTCTATTTTGTATGGTGCATAACTATTTGGATCTTAATGCTTCTTTCCTTCAGATACGAGGCATGCACACAATAATACGAGATGCTGCCACTACGACACACGATTTCATATTTTATGCTGATCGGTTAATTCGATTGGTTAGTAtgtacaagcatgtgaacatttTTCTTCTGTATGAGTCGTGTCTTGAATTTCACTGTGTAAAATAGGTTGTCGAGcatggccttggtcatcttccttTCAGGGAAAAGCAGGTCATTACTCCAACTGGTAAGTAGTATAGCATGGTGGTCTTTCCCATGTACTTTTGTAGTGTATGCAAGTTGCCTCTTCAAATGCATTTTGGATTTACTCACTGCAAGTTTGCATACGTACTGAAGTTTGCATACGTACTGAATTTCTAGAAATACATCATTGGATAAGTTCTGTCATAATAGTTTTCCATCTAATTCAAGTACGCATTATTTGGAGTATCCTGTACTTGCTTGCAGTCATTAATTTCATCTATTAACTTCCATTGTGATCATTTTCTTAAGTGCATTTCTTGTTTGTTTTTATTATGCAGTGAGTATATGTTTTCGCCACGTAGCTAAAATTCGTGTCAAGCATTTAGTTAGTTGAGAGTTTTTGGAACTACTCATGATTTGTTTATCCATTTATCTTTGAGCAATGGAAAAAcacctaagagcatctccaatagatggtCCAAATTTTGGCGGTCCAAAACCGGAGATGTAAAATTTGGACCGCCAAAAAGTGCATTTTGGAGCTCCGAAAAACGCTCAACTCCAACAGATGGTCCAAATTGATGCTCCAAAAGAGCAACTCCAATAGATGGTCCAAACCAAAGATGTAAAAATCTGAAAACGGCCGCACGGCTGCTGCCAGCCACTGTTCAGCCGCGGTTTTGCCTTGAAATAGCATCAAAAATTTGAAAATAAAGTGCATCATCATCATAGTTTCAATCAAAAGTGCATCACCATCATAGTATCAAATCCCTCTACCAAAAGAGCATCGTCTCAATCAAAGTTTTTTGCCCTAGAAATTGAAATGCACATGAATATTACTCATGCGGGTCATCAACACCACCGCGTTGTGAACCGTGGTACGATCATCACAACCACTTGGGTTCATGCGAGCAACGTTTGACAAGCAACCGGCCCACTTTTGGCATTCGGCGTTGATGGTGGACCAACGTTCGCGTAGAGAGTCGCTCAAACGGAAGTGACCACTTGTGTTGCGCTCATCGAAGTACTCCTTGATGCGTTGCCAATAGGTGTTCACCATTTGGTCGCTTCCAACGCTTGCATCTTGAGAGATTTTCTTCCAAGTGGTGCATATCAACACATCCTCCGCGGTGGTATAATTTCCACTTCTTCCCTTGACAACAAAGCCCTCATCATCCACATCAAGATTGTCATCATCATATTGGGTTTCATATTCTTGTGACGCATACATGTAATCATCATTTGCCACATTTGTCGCGTGCATGAAAGCTTCATCATCAAGATTACAATTGGacgcacaaacaatcaagaacacATACAATTTGAAACAACAAACGAGAGCACAACCGGAAAATTTATACCTTTGCGACATTTCGTCGAACATGTTGGAGGCGGTGGCCGTCGGCGTGGCCACATCTTCCTCCAcggccggcggtggcggcgggggaggTTGAGGAATGGATGTGTGGCTGCTGGAGGAGGCCGCCGGCCGCACCGGTTGCGAGTCGTCGCCCCGAGCCGCCGCGGCCGCCTTGGAGACCTTCACCGTCCGCGTAAAACTATCGGTCGGGTTGCGGCTGCGGTTGGCCGGCCGTTTTCCGCCGCCTCGTCCCTTCGCCGGCTTCGCCGCCGGCGCGGTGGCGGGCGGGGGGCGGCGGCATGGCAGCGGTTGCGGGCGAgatggcagcggcggcggccaCGTGGGTCAGCCCACcggctgcggcggcggtggagaAGGCGGCCGGGCGGGTTGTGGCGGGCGGACGGGCGCGGGCGGGCGGGAAAGGAAAGGAACTGGCGGTTGGGCGTTCGCGGGCGGCGGCTGGTTTTGGACCAGATGCACCTCGTGATGTAAATTTGCACCGCGAGGTGTTGTATTTTACATCACGAGGAGGCCGCGGTCCAATTTTTTTTACATATGGACCGTCTGTTGGAGCAGCGTTTTTTGCCCCAGACGGTCCAAAAGTTAGGTATTTTTACATTTGGACcgtctattggagatgctctaatacCGACAAAAAACAACTTCAGCTCTACAGAAATGCTAGGATATCAATCTAGTATAACCATGGCTGAAGAAGCTCCGGGCCATCTCCTGGTCATATTGGAGGAGCTCCTTCTGGGCCATCTCCTGATTTAATCCTGTGCCTTGCAATTGCTTCTTTGAAGCTGCCTTTTAAAATGCACCTCATTGGGAATTTAGTACCAC encodes:
- the LOC125550780 gene encoding uridine kinase-like protein 3 encodes the protein MGSYSTSEVLNAAAVGVHHPALRLHELDLKGSMSAEELPTTSGLENGHQAPFVIGVAGGASSGKSTVCKMIIDQLCDQRVVVVTQESFYYGLSDEELVHVHDYNFDHPDAFDTDLLLSCMEKLKHGKAVDIPSYDFKTHKSISCARKVNPSDVIILEGILLFHDSRVRDLMNMKIFVDTDADVRLTRRIRRDTIEKGRDIIAVLDQYSKFVKTAFEDFILPTKKYADIIIPRGADNSVAIDLIVQHIRTKLGQNDLCKIHPNLYVIQTTYQIRGMHTIIRDAATTTHDFIFYADRLIRLVVEHGLGHLPFREKQVITPTGSVYTGVDFSKSLCGISVIRSGESMENALRACCKGIKIGKILIHREGDDGKQLIYHNLPKDIAKRHVLLLDPILGTGNSAVQAISLLLEKRVQEANIIFLNLISAPQGVHVVSKRFPRVKIVTSEIELGLNDDFRVIPGMGEFGDRYFGTDDYQSSTPFFADDKNRVGLL